GCCAGCAGCTCCTGCAGGCGCCTCCGCACCCCTGACCGGACCGTCTCCTCGGCGGAGGCGGCCGTCGAGATCACCGACTCCAGCCGGTCCAGTTCGCTGAAGACCGATGCCTCGGCCGCACCCGTACCGCCGGCCAGTTCGGTCCGTAGGTACCGGGCGATCGCCTCGGGCGTCGGGTGGTCGAAGACCAGGGTCGCGGGCAGGGTCAGGCCGGTGTCAGCGGTGAGCAGGTTGCGCAGCTCGACCGCCGTGAGGGAGTCGAAGCCGAGGTCCCGGAACGCCAGGTCCGGTTCCACCGCCGCCGTGCCGCTGTGGCCGAGGACGGCCGCCGCGTGCGCGCGGACCGTGTCCACGAGCAGGCGTTGCTGTTCGCCCTCGGAGAGCCCGGACAGCTTCTCCTGCAGCGCGGACGGCTCCGCGGCCCGCTCGGCGGGCTCCTCGGCCAGGGCGTCCCTGACCTCGGGCAGCTCGCTCAGCAGCACGCTCGGCCTGCTGACGGTGAACGGGACGATGAACCGCTCCCAGTCCACGTCCGCCACGGTGACCGCGCCGTCGCCGTCGCTCAGCGCACCGTGCAGCGCGGAGATCGCCCGGTCCGGCCGCAGCACGGTCAGACCGCGCTGCCGCAGCCGCTCCTCGTCCCCGGCGTCGGCGACCATCCCGCCCTCGCCCCACGGGCCCCAGGCGATCGCGGTCGCGGCGAGGCCCCGGGCCCGCCGGTGCTGCGCCAGGCCGTCGAGGAAGGCGTTCGCGGCCGAGTACGCGGCCTGCCCGCCGCCGCCCCACACCCCGGAGATGGAGGAGAAGAGGACGAAGGCGTCCAGGTCCCGGTCCCCGAGCAGTTCGTGGAGGTGTACGGCTCCGAGGGCCTTCGCGGCGACCGTCGCTGCGAAGTCGCCGAGATTCGTCTCGGCGAGCATGCCCGCTTCGGCGGTGCCGGCCGTGTGGACGACGGCGTTCACCGGGTGCTCGGCGAGCAGCGCGGCCAGCGCCTCGCGGTCGGCCACGTCACAGGCCGCGACCGTCACACGGGCGCCGAGCTCCTCCAGCTCGGACTTCAGCTCACCGGCGCCGGGCGCATCGAGGCCCCGGCGGCTGGTCAGCACGAGGTGTTTGGCGCCCGCGCCCGCCAGCCAGCGGGCGACATGGCCGCCCAGCGCACCCGTACCACCCGTGATCAGCACCGTGCCGCGCGGCGACCAGGAACGGCCGGTCCTGCCTGCGGGCAGACGGGACAGACGCCGCCCGAACACCCCGCGGTCGCGGATCGCGACCTGGTCCTCGGCCGACTGGCCGAGCACCGCGGCGAGACGGCCGGCGATCCGGTCGTCGATCGTCCCGGGCAGGTCGACGAGACCGCCCCAACGCTGCGCGTGCTCCAGCGCCGCCACCCGGCCCAGGCCCCAGACCTGGGACTGGAAGGCGTCCGCCACCTCGTCGGCGGGGCCGACGCCCATGGCGTTCCGGGTCGCGCACCACAGCGGGGCGCCGACGCCCGCGTCGCCCAGGGCCTGGACGAGCAGGACGGACAGCGCGACGCCGGTGGTCAGCGCCGCGGCCGCCGGAGCGGGCTCGCCATCGACGGCGAGCAGCGACAGGACGCCCGCCACGGTCTCGTCACCGGCTGCCCCGGCGAGCTGCGCGGCCAGGTCGTCGCGGCCGGTGGCCGGGTCGACCGGGACCGGCAGCGGAGCCAGGCCGCGGTCGGTCAGCCCGCGGAGGCAGGCGGCGACCCAGTCGTCGCCGAGCTGCGCAGCGCTGACCGGAACCAGCCATACACCGTTCCGGTCGGCCGGGCTCTCGGGGTCGGGGATCCCTTTCCAGGTGATGCCGTAGCGCCACCCGTCCACGGTGGACTGCTCCTTGCGCTGCCGCCGCCACGACGACAGCCTCGGCAGGACGTCGCTGAACGCGTCCTCGGCACGGATGTCGAGGGTGCCGGCGAGGGCCTGCAGGTCCTCGCGCTCCACGGTCTCCCAGAACTCCGCATCCACCGGGTCCGCCACGGCCGCAGCAGCAGCGGTCTCCGGCGCGTCCACCCAGTACCGCTCGTGCTGGAACGCGTACGTGGGCAGGTCGACCGTCCGGGCACCGGAGAAGAACGCGGTCCAGTCCACGGGGACGCCGTGCGTGTGCAGGTGCGCCAGGGCCGTGACGACGGCCTGCCGCTCGGGGCGGTCGGCGCGCAGGGCGGGCACGGTGACGGCCTCGTCCAGGCAGCCTTGCGCCATTCCACTGAGGACGCCGCCGGGGCCGATCTCCACGAACGTCGTGACACCCAGGTCGTGCAGGGTGCGGATGCCGTCGGCGAAGCGGACCGCTTCGCGGACGTGCCGGACCCAGTAGTCGGGGGTGTACGGCTCGGCCAGGC
The Streptomyces roseifaciens DNA segment above includes these coding regions:
- a CDS encoding SDR family NAD(P)-dependent oxidoreductase; protein product: RRAAVSSFGVSGTNAHTILEQAPPAPAEETITTPAPALLPWVLSAKSSAALRDQARRLLSFVKDGMSPADVGFSLATTRSTLRHRAAVIGESCDDFRRGLGYLAAGMPSPGVVQGRPGGKTGFLFSGQGSQRIGMGRELYEAYPVFAEAYDEVCARLDAPVDVDSEELNRTGSTQPALFAIEVALFRLLESWGVRPDYVAGHSVGEIAAAHVAGVLSLDDAAKLVSARAALMQALPSGGAMVAVQATEDEVLPHLTDGVGIAAINGPQSVVISGAEDSVLEIAEVFTQQGRKTSRLKVSHAFHSPLMDPMLEDFAEVVRGLTFSEPRIPVVSNLTGRLAEPYTPDYWVRHVREAVRFADGIRTLHDLGVTTFVEIGPGGVLSGMAQGCLDEAVTVPALRADRPERQAVVTALAHLHTHGVPVDWTAFFSGARTVDLPTYAFQHERYWVDAPETAAAAAVADPVDAEFWETVEREDLQALAGTLDIRAEDAFSDVLPRLSSWRRQRKEQSTVDGWRYGITWKGIPDPESPADRNGVWLVPVSAAQLGDDWVAACLRGLTDRGLAPLPVPVDPATGRDDLAAQLAGAAGDETVAGVLSLLAVDGEPAPAAAALTTGVALSVLLVQALGDAGVGAPLWCATRNAMGVGPADEVADAFQSQVWGLGRVAALEHAQRWGGLVDLPGTIDDRIAGRLAAVLGQSAEDQVAIRDRGVFGRRLSRLPAGRTGRSWSPRGTVLITGGTGALGGHVARWLAGAGAKHLVLTSRRGLDAPGAGELKSELEELGARVTVAACDVADREALAALLAEHPVNAVVHTAGTAEAGMLAETNLGDFAATVAAKALGAVHLHELLGDRDLDAFVLFSSISGVWGGGGQAAYSAANAFLDGLAQHRRARGLAATAIAWGPWGEGGMVADAGDEERLRQRGLTVLRPDRAISALHGALSDGDGAVTVADVDWERFIVPFTVSRPSVLLSELPEVRDALAEEPAERAAEPSALQEKLSGLSEGEQQRLLVDTVRAHAAAVLGHSGTAAVEPDLAFRDLGFDSLTAVELRNLLTADTGLTLPATLVFDHPTPEAIARYLRTELAGGTGAAEASVFSELDRLESVISTAASAEETVRSGVRRRLQELLALVNSAGEQGAESADAQRQLQDATIDDIFDLIDQDLENS